One genomic window of Paenibacillus xylanilyticus includes the following:
- a CDS encoding ABC transporter substrate-binding protein, whose protein sequence is MKKKLGLLLALICMLTVLAACGNQEDTEGGTENSAQAESAGASSETDTSQAAKGTRTIQYLDQEYTVPADVQRIVITGSMEAMEDALVLDVHPIGAITFGGEFPEMYTSITDQAESIGQKIEPNFETILSLKPDIILGTTKFKPEVAEQLGKIAPFIQVSHISTNWEANLNLLAELTGKQDLAKQEIEQYRAALTTAQAELGDTLQNKKVVAVRIRNGQMYVYPESVFVNPILYNDLGFQVPAEIQAAKAQEAISVEKFAEMNPDVVFIQFEATENADTPNALEDLKNNPILQKTAALQNNQAYVNVIDPLAEGGPAWSRIHFLEAAVEQLTK, encoded by the coding sequence ATGAAGAAAAAACTGGGGTTGTTGCTGGCATTGATCTGTATGCTGACTGTTCTGGCGGCATGCGGTAATCAGGAAGATACAGAAGGAGGAACGGAAAATTCAGCGCAAGCTGAAAGTGCAGGAGCGAGCAGTGAAACGGACACGAGCCAAGCAGCAAAAGGAACACGAACCATTCAATATCTCGATCAGGAATACACGGTTCCGGCAGATGTTCAACGAATCGTAATTACCGGTTCGATGGAAGCGATGGAGGATGCACTGGTACTGGATGTACACCCTATAGGTGCAATTACCTTTGGCGGGGAGTTCCCGGAGATGTATACCTCGATTACTGATCAAGCAGAGTCCATTGGACAGAAGATTGAGCCAAACTTTGAAACTATATTGTCACTGAAACCGGATATTATTCTGGGTACCACCAAATTCAAGCCTGAAGTGGCTGAGCAGCTCGGCAAGATTGCCCCGTTCATTCAGGTATCTCACATTTCCACGAACTGGGAAGCGAATCTGAATCTGCTCGCTGAGTTGACAGGCAAGCAGGATCTGGCCAAACAGGAGATTGAACAATACAGAGCAGCCCTCACAACGGCTCAGGCAGAGCTCGGTGACACCCTGCAGAACAAAAAGGTCGTGGCGGTTCGAATCCGTAATGGACAGATGTATGTATATCCCGAGTCGGTCTTCGTGAACCCGATTCTGTACAATGACCTTGGATTCCAGGTCCCTGCCGAGATTCAGGCAGCCAAAGCACAGGAAGCGATCTCTGTGGAGAAATTTGCCGAGATGAATCCGGATGTGGTGTTTATTCAATTCGAAGCTACAGAGAATGCAGACACGCCGAATGCGCTTGAAGATCTGAAGAATAACCCGATTCTGCAGAAAACGGCAGCCCTGCAAAATAATCAGGCGTATGTCAACGTAATTGATCCGCTTGCCGAAGGAGGCCCGGCGTGGAGCCGAATTCATTTCCTGGAGGCCGCTGTGGAGCAGCTAACCAAATAA
- a CDS encoding exodeoxyribonuclease III, which yields MKLVSWNVNGLRACVTKGFMDYYKESQADIFCVQETKLQAGQIEMDLGEDVYQYWNYAIKKGYSGTAVFTRIKPLSVRYGMEEDSEPEGRMITLEFDRFYLVNVYTPNAKRDLTRLPYRLEWEDRFLKYILQLEQTKPVIVCGDLNVAHQEIDLKNPKPNMGNSGFTLEERGKMTELLAAGYVDSFRHLYPDRTDVYSWWSYMPKVRERNVGWRIDYFLVSNQLAPRVEDANIDCHVMGSDHCPVGLTLQL from the coding sequence ATGAAGCTGGTGTCCTGGAATGTGAATGGATTAAGGGCATGTGTTACCAAAGGATTCATGGATTATTATAAGGAAAGCCAGGCCGATATTTTCTGTGTGCAGGAGACCAAACTTCAGGCAGGGCAGATTGAGATGGACCTCGGGGAAGATGTGTACCAATACTGGAACTATGCCATCAAAAAGGGGTATTCCGGTACCGCTGTATTTACCCGGATCAAGCCGTTATCCGTCCGCTACGGGATGGAGGAAGACAGTGAACCGGAAGGCCGGATGATTACGCTGGAGTTTGACCGCTTTTACCTGGTGAATGTGTACACTCCCAATGCGAAGCGTGATCTGACCCGTCTTCCCTATCGACTAGAGTGGGAGGATCGATTCCTGAAATATATTCTGCAGCTGGAGCAGACCAAGCCGGTCATTGTCTGTGGTGACCTGAATGTGGCTCATCAGGAGATTGACCTGAAGAATCCGAAGCCCAATATGGGCAACTCCGGATTTACGCTGGAAGAGCGGGGGAAAATGACCGAACTGCTGGCGGCGGGATATGTGGACAGCTTCCGGCATCTGTATCCAGATCGCACGGACGTATATAGCTGGTGGTCTTATATGCCGAAGGTACGGGAGCGGAATGTGGGCTGGCGTATTGATTATTTTCTCGTGTCCAATCAACTGGCACCACGGGTTGAAGATGCAAACATCGACTGTCATGTGATGGGCAGTGACCACTGTCCAGTCGGACTGACGCTGCAACTGTAG
- a CDS encoding pentapeptide repeat-containing protein — MSPHLYTDCSQCFGLCCVALPYGKSSDFAFDKASGTPCSNLRSDNRCGIHTQLRQKGFKGCTVYDCFGAGQKLSQVTYAGRDWRDHPESAAEMFDCLPVMRQLHELLSYMNEMLLRPETASLHDAIHSVYQETERLTNLEPSAILRLDIPSQRAVVNELLLQGSELVRAHAPSSSHEQRKSKRNKLKGRDFLGANLRGADLRGVSFRGALMIACDLRNADLRHADLIGADLRDADLGGADLTGSIFLTQSQLNAAKGNSRTRLPAHLNLPEHWL, encoded by the coding sequence ATGAGCCCACATTTATACACGGACTGTTCGCAATGTTTCGGGCTCTGCTGCGTTGCCTTGCCTTATGGCAAGTCATCCGACTTTGCTTTTGACAAAGCCAGCGGTACCCCTTGCTCCAACCTGCGCTCAGACAATCGCTGCGGCATCCATACACAGCTACGGCAAAAGGGCTTCAAGGGCTGTACCGTCTATGACTGCTTTGGTGCAGGCCAGAAGCTGTCCCAAGTAACCTATGCGGGCAGAGATTGGCGGGATCATCCGGAATCCGCTGCCGAGATGTTCGACTGCCTGCCTGTCATGAGACAGCTGCATGAACTGCTCAGTTATATGAACGAAATGCTCTTACGACCAGAAACCGCCTCTCTTCACGATGCCATTCACAGCGTATACCAAGAGACGGAACGCCTAACTAATCTGGAGCCTTCCGCGATTCTGCGTCTGGATATTCCTTCTCAGCGGGCGGTCGTGAACGAGCTTCTGCTGCAGGGGAGTGAACTGGTACGTGCGCATGCGCCATCCAGCAGCCATGAACAAAGGAAGTCCAAACGCAACAAATTGAAAGGAAGGGACTTCCTGGGCGCCAATCTAAGAGGAGCTGACCTCCGGGGCGTAAGCTTCCGGGGCGCCTTAATGATTGCTTGTGACCTGCGCAATGCCGACTTAAGACATGCTGATCTGATCGGCGCCGACTTGCGTGATGCGGATCTGGGCGGAGCCGATCTGACCGGGAGCATTTTTCTGACACAATCCCAGCTGAATGCAGCCAAAGGCAATTCCCGTACCAGACTGCCAGCTCATCTCAACTTGCCTGAGCACTGGTTGTAA
- a CDS encoding AraC family transcriptional regulator gives MISQNFHKERLMGSEHPLDRLTLKLRDIEKIKSTTGWVLPQQHTSSYILVMVTGGEALLTLDHRSVNIRAQGVYSCVPESTFGLASFGEEGAEVTLVRFDLYEEVTDDTSSLRLIKETPLFRSGRELAVAPTLQLAFHCEEMNNLWHSGKAMDRFHAYLEFQQILVHVTEAHTSLKEDSQMLIQRTKEYIDEHSNENLTVELLAGMAGLSPKYYVDLFKRRYGMSTTDYISGLRINRAKQFMASTDLRLRDIAHQVGYQDEFYFSRKFKKIVGVSPSVYMNSRRRKIAAYHIGVTGHLLALNMTPYAAPLHPKWTAYYYRMYGKDIPVHLSAYRLDVEWESKIQALQEHQPDLIISYDHLRPEERKRLEEIAPVQYIAASEHSWRLQLQTLAGQIGGEQDAEAWLASYDLKVQQAKVLVQQELGTDTAVVVRLLKQQFTRYSSPSMAEVFYGDLGVRPAYSSPQGAVYNEPISLEQLSAMKVDCIFLMVCQESETLSVWEDVQKTSLWQNIKAVQNNRLYIITADPWLENSPVSNERMVDDMMNLLR, from the coding sequence ATGATTTCCCAAAACTTTCACAAGGAGCGCCTGATGGGTTCCGAACACCCGCTTGATCGTCTGACCTTGAAATTGCGAGATATCGAGAAAATCAAATCCACAACAGGATGGGTGCTGCCCCAGCAGCATACATCCTCTTACATATTGGTCATGGTTACAGGCGGTGAAGCTCTGTTAACTCTGGATCACCGTTCCGTGAACATAAGGGCACAAGGCGTATATTCATGTGTGCCTGAATCAACGTTTGGGTTGGCATCTTTTGGAGAAGAGGGGGCTGAAGTAACGCTGGTCCGCTTCGATCTGTATGAGGAAGTTACAGATGACACAAGTTCGCTGCGTCTCATTAAGGAGACACCTTTGTTTCGATCCGGTAGGGAACTGGCAGTGGCTCCAACACTGCAGCTGGCTTTCCATTGTGAAGAAATGAATAACCTGTGGCACAGCGGTAAAGCCATGGATCGTTTCCATGCTTACTTGGAATTCCAGCAGATCCTGGTTCACGTTACAGAGGCTCACACATCACTGAAGGAAGACTCTCAAATGTTGATTCAGCGTACCAAAGAATACATTGATGAACATTCCAATGAGAATCTGACGGTGGAGCTTCTCGCAGGCATGGCCGGACTCAGCCCGAAATATTACGTGGACTTGTTCAAACGAAGATATGGAATGAGCACCACTGACTACATATCAGGACTCCGGATCAACCGGGCGAAGCAATTCATGGCCAGCACGGATCTGCGTCTGCGGGACATCGCCCATCAGGTTGGGTATCAGGATGAGTTTTATTTTAGCCGCAAATTCAAAAAAATCGTAGGCGTATCCCCTTCGGTATATATGAACAGCCGACGCCGTAAAATTGCAGCCTATCATATTGGGGTCACGGGACATTTGCTGGCGCTGAACATGACTCCGTATGCTGCCCCGCTGCACCCCAAATGGACAGCCTATTACTATCGGATGTACGGTAAGGACATTCCGGTGCACCTCAGTGCCTATCGTCTGGATGTGGAATGGGAGTCGAAAATTCAGGCTCTGCAGGAGCATCAACCTGACCTGATTATCAGTTATGACCATTTGCGGCCTGAAGAGCGGAAACGGCTAGAAGAGATTGCACCTGTGCAGTATATTGCAGCTTCGGAGCATTCTTGGCGTTTGCAGCTGCAGACGCTGGCTGGACAGATCGGGGGAGAACAGGATGCCGAAGCCTGGCTGGCAAGCTATGACCTCAAGGTCCAGCAGGCTAAGGTGCTGGTGCAGCAGGAACTTGGTACTGATACTGCTGTAGTTGTACGCCTGCTGAAACAGCAGTTCACCCGGTACAGCTCGCCTTCCATGGCGGAGGTTTTCTATGGTGATTTGGGCGTTAGACCCGCCTATTCGAGTCCACAGGGCGCGGTATACAACGAACCCATTAGTCTGGAACAATTAAGCGCCATGAAGGTGGATTGCATTTTCCTGATGGTGTGTCAGGAGAGTGAAACATTATCCGTATGGGAGGATGTGCAGAAAACATCCCTATGGCAAAACATCAAGGCGGTGCAGAACAATCGTCTGTATATCATTACGGCTGACCCTTGGCTTGAAAATTCCCCTGTATCCAATGAACGAATGGTAGATGACATGATGAACCTGCTTCGGTAA
- a CDS encoding FecCD family ABC transporter permease, translating to MQKRRLNPAVLFAAAPLIITATILASILYGAKNIDVSTVFASILEFDTNSIDHQIIMSSRLPRVIGALLIGAFLAVSGALMQGMTRNYLASPSIMGVSDGSVVVITLCMVFMPDTSSLGLIFYSLAGSALGAGLVFFIAWLLPGGMSPVRLAILGTIIGTFLGGVSQAVATYYQVSQTISFWYNARLHQMDPTMIKLIVPFAVVGLALALILSKSVTILSMGDDVATSLGQRTAWVKALSILSVVILTGISVALAGKIAFVGFLIPHITRFFFGVDYRWVVPCSAILGGIFLAWCDILSRFINSPFETPIGVVTALFGVPFFLYLIKTKGGGKHA from the coding sequence ATGCAAAAAAGAAGATTGAATCCGGCGGTGCTGTTCGCAGCAGCACCCCTGATTATCACAGCCACCATTCTGGCATCCATTCTGTATGGAGCCAAAAATATTGATGTTTCCACGGTCTTTGCAAGTATCTTGGAATTTGACACGAACAGCATCGATCATCAGATCATTATGTCTTCACGGCTTCCACGCGTGATCGGTGCGCTGCTGATCGGCGCTTTTTTGGCCGTATCCGGGGCTCTGATGCAGGGGATGACAAGAAACTATCTTGCATCCCCTTCCATTATGGGGGTATCCGACGGGTCCGTCGTTGTAATCACGTTATGCATGGTATTTATGCCGGATACGTCTTCCCTTGGGCTTATTTTTTATTCCCTGGCGGGATCTGCTCTGGGAGCAGGGCTCGTATTTTTCATTGCCTGGCTGCTGCCCGGCGGAATGTCCCCGGTGCGACTTGCTATCCTGGGCACGATTATTGGCACGTTTCTGGGTGGTGTGTCGCAGGCAGTAGCAACCTACTATCAGGTCTCCCAGACCATCAGCTTCTGGTATAACGCCAGACTGCATCAGATGGATCCAACCATGATCAAGCTGATTGTTCCCTTTGCTGTGGTGGGCTTGGCATTGGCGCTGATCCTTTCGAAGTCCGTTACCATTCTGTCCATGGGAGATGACGTTGCAACAAGCCTGGGACAACGGACCGCATGGGTCAAGGCGTTATCCATTTTGAGTGTTGTTATTTTAACGGGCATATCCGTGGCACTGGCGGGGAAGATCGCATTTGTCGGTTTTTTGATACCGCACATCACACGTTTTTTCTTCGGTGTGGATTATCGCTGGGTTGTTCCTTGTTCCGCCATTCTGGGCGGCATATTCCTTGCGTGGTGCGACATTCTGAGCCGCTTCATTAATTCACCATTTGAAACACCAATTGGGGTTGTCACCGCATTGTTTGGCGTGCCATTTTTCCTCTATCTGATCAAGACCAAAGGAGGGGGAAAACATGCCTGA
- a CDS encoding diaminopimelate dehydrogenase has protein sequence MIKVGIVGYGNLGKGVEKAIAQNPDLELVAVFTRRNPEQMVAEGTEVRFEHISAAEQYIGKIDVMILCGGSATDLPEQTPAIAKLFNTVDSFDTHAKIPEFYAEVHAAAEQGGHVSVISTGWDPGLFSMNRLLAQSILPEGKEYTFWGKGVSQGHSDAIRRVPGVKAGVQYTVPVEEVINRIRAGETPELSTREKHLRQCYVVAEEGANQDEIRETIVSMPNYFADYDTTVTFITEEQLKSEHEGMPHGGFVIRSGVTGTGQKQIVEFGLKLDSNPEFTASVLVAYARAAQRLSLEGHKGAKTVFDIPLGHLSPKSAEELRRDLL, from the coding sequence ATGATTAAAGTTGGTATCGTAGGTTACGGAAATCTGGGTAAAGGTGTAGAGAAAGCTATTGCGCAAAACCCGGACTTGGAACTTGTTGCCGTATTTACACGGCGTAACCCTGAGCAGATGGTTGCAGAAGGTACAGAAGTACGTTTTGAACATATCTCTGCTGCTGAGCAGTACATAGGTAAAATCGATGTCATGATTCTGTGCGGCGGTTCGGCAACGGATCTTCCAGAGCAGACACCTGCCATTGCCAAGTTGTTCAACACCGTGGACAGCTTCGATACACATGCCAAAATTCCTGAATTCTATGCAGAAGTTCATGCTGCGGCAGAACAAGGCGGTCACGTAAGCGTGATCTCTACCGGCTGGGACCCAGGCTTGTTCTCCATGAACCGTCTGCTGGCTCAATCCATCCTGCCAGAAGGTAAGGAGTATACGTTCTGGGGCAAAGGGGTCAGCCAAGGTCACTCCGATGCAATCCGCCGTGTTCCGGGGGTTAAAGCTGGTGTTCAGTACACTGTACCTGTTGAAGAAGTGATCAACCGAATTCGTGCAGGAGAGACACCTGAATTGTCCACACGCGAGAAACATCTGCGTCAATGTTATGTTGTGGCTGAAGAAGGTGCTAACCAGGATGAAATTCGTGAAACCATTGTATCCATGCCGAACTATTTTGCAGATTACGATACAACGGTCACGTTCATTACGGAAGAGCAACTTAAATCGGAACATGAAGGTATGCCGCACGGTGGATTTGTTATTCGTAGTGGGGTTACCGGTACAGGCCAAAAGCAAATTGTGGAGTTTGGTCTGAAGCTCGATAGCAACCCTGAATTCACTGCTAGTGTACTGGTCGCTTATGCACGTGCTGCACAGCGTTTGAGCTTGGAAGGACATAAAGGTGCCAAAACCGTATTTGATATTCCACTGGGTCACCTCTCTCCGAAATCCGCTGAGGAACTTCGTCGCGATCTTCTGTAA
- a CDS encoding GNAT family N-acetyltransferase yields MNTPFMFDEFPVLQTDRFNLRAADEQDASDLLALYSNETVVEFMPFTPFESVNDAMDEIGWYTKIFREQSGLRWMIEDVESGKVVGTCGFLNREEVHNRAEIGYDLHPEYWGKGVMTEVAHVVMHFGFTNMQLNKIEARVEPKNEASIRLLHKLGFQQEGLLRQHEFEKGRYIDLAVFSKLKSEV; encoded by the coding sequence ATGAATACCCCGTTTATGTTTGACGAGTTCCCTGTGCTTCAGACCGACCGCTTCAACCTGCGAGCTGCAGATGAACAGGATGCCTCGGATCTTTTGGCGTTGTATTCCAATGAGACCGTTGTGGAATTCATGCCATTTACACCTTTTGAGAGTGTGAACGATGCGATGGATGAGATCGGTTGGTATACGAAGATTTTCAGGGAACAGTCCGGTTTGCGCTGGATGATTGAAGATGTGGAATCCGGTAAAGTGGTTGGTACCTGCGGGTTCCTCAATAGAGAAGAAGTACATAACCGTGCAGAGATTGGATACGATTTGCATCCCGAGTATTGGGGGAAGGGCGTTATGACTGAGGTAGCACATGTCGTAATGCATTTTGGCTTCACGAACATGCAGCTGAACAAGATTGAAGCGAGAGTGGAACCGAAGAATGAGGCCTCGATCAGGCTGCTTCACAAACTTGGTTTTCAGCAGGAAGGTCTGCTGCGGCAGCATGAGTTTGAAAAGGGACGGTACATCGATCTTGCGGTGTTCTCCAAGTTGAAAAGCGAAGTATAG
- a CDS encoding alpha/beta fold hydrolase: MNKGLRRVVKVLGGLMLTTGLLLLTGTVYEAYQSAQDMKSYTPPGRLYEVSARNMHLYSAGKGSVTVVLASGWGTPNPYVDFSPLYDKLKSHVKIAVYDRFGYGYSDYTEQPRDIDTVVDEVHQLLRKSGQRPPYIMVGHSLGSLETIRYAQMYPDEVAGIVMIDGGSPEYYSTVEVETPDWYFDSARFLVKTGIARTLLHSDRMMATLVIDPDLVAEPMKKAATSSTLKHAYNENVMDELRRSKMNAAHVLENKQQFPFPLTILTAGSDQASEGSRGWQADQAKFASWSVQGRQQIVPHAKHYIHNSQPDAVAGAILDMAESIGHQ, encoded by the coding sequence ATGAACAAGGGTTTACGGAGAGTGGTGAAAGTATTAGGAGGCCTGATGCTGACGACAGGTCTGCTGCTGCTTACAGGTACGGTTTACGAAGCTTATCAGTCAGCTCAGGATATGAAGTCATATACCCCGCCTGGCAGGCTGTATGAGGTAAGTGCACGTAATATGCACCTCTACTCGGCGGGAAAGGGATCGGTGACCGTTGTTCTTGCATCAGGCTGGGGAACACCGAATCCCTACGTGGATTTCAGTCCGCTCTATGACAAGCTGAAATCCCATGTGAAAATTGCCGTGTATGACCGATTCGGATATGGATACAGCGACTATACAGAGCAGCCGCGTGACATCGATACCGTTGTAGATGAAGTTCATCAACTGCTGCGCAAATCCGGTCAGCGACCACCGTACATCATGGTGGGTCACTCCCTGGGATCCCTAGAGACTATTCGATATGCACAAATGTATCCGGATGAAGTGGCAGGTATCGTTATGATCGATGGGGGCAGTCCTGAATACTACAGCACGGTGGAGGTGGAGACGCCAGACTGGTATTTCGATTCAGCCAGGTTTCTGGTGAAAACAGGCATTGCACGAACATTGCTGCATTCGGATCGGATGATGGCAACGCTGGTTATTGACCCGGACCTGGTGGCGGAACCGATGAAAAAGGCTGCTACCAGTTCGACACTGAAGCATGCTTACAACGAGAACGTGATGGATGAGCTTCGTCGTTCCAAGATGAATGCAGCCCATGTGCTGGAGAACAAACAGCAATTTCCCTTTCCTCTAACCATTCTTACGGCCGGCTCAGATCAAGCAAGTGAGGGAAGCCGGGGATGGCAAGCAGATCAAGCCAAGTTTGCCTCATGGTCCGTACAGGGGAGACAGCAGATTGTTCCTCACGCCAAACATTACATCCATAATAGTCAACCGGATGCCGTTGCGGGGGCCATTTTGGACATGGCTGAATCCATAGGTCACCAATGA
- a CDS encoding alpha/beta hydrolase, translating to MSKWIHETVGGWTLHLLLPPSYADGGHYPVVYIQDGGAVAKACSNLLDHYYRTGRLPEVILVGIEPHNRNDDYTPWPLPALTASFSSFGGHGRAYLHTIIKQLKPHVDSNYRTLSDRANTGIMGCSLGGLISLYAAAEFPHVFGKVGALSASMWYEGFLDYMTGQSWSDRSELKLYMYVGSLEGIYKQNIQAHMLDYTRAAVRAILAKGYPADRLNYVEEEGGTHDMLFFAKHFPEALEWLFT from the coding sequence ATGAGTAAATGGATACATGAGACAGTAGGCGGCTGGACGCTTCATCTTCTTCTCCCACCCTCCTACGCTGATGGAGGTCATTATCCTGTCGTTTATATTCAGGATGGGGGAGCAGTAGCCAAGGCCTGCAGCAATCTTTTGGATCATTATTACCGAACGGGAAGGCTGCCTGAAGTGATTTTGGTTGGCATTGAGCCCCATAATCGGAACGATGATTATACGCCTTGGCCATTGCCTGCCCTTACGGCTTCGTTTTCGTCTTTTGGCGGACATGGCAGAGCTTATCTGCATACGATCATCAAGCAGTTGAAACCGCACGTGGATTCGAACTATCGCACATTGTCAGATCGAGCAAATACGGGAATCATGGGTTGTTCACTTGGGGGCTTAATTTCCCTGTATGCAGCCGCCGAATTCCCGCACGTATTTGGCAAAGTCGGGGCGTTGTCTGCATCGATGTGGTACGAAGGCTTTTTGGATTACATGACCGGGCAATCCTGGTCTGATCGAAGTGAGCTGAAGCTGTATATGTATGTGGGCAGCCTGGAGGGGATCTACAAACAAAATATACAGGCCCATATGCTGGACTATACGCGTGCCGCGGTCAGGGCGATTTTGGCAAAGGGATACCCGGCTGATCGGTTGAACTACGTGGAGGAAGAGGGCGGAACACATGATATGCTGTTCTTTGCCAAACATTTTCCCGAAGCGCTTGAGTGGCTGTTTACCTAG
- a CDS encoding alpha/beta hydrolase, translating to MKQVINQDGTSQRRSLPGTSVYKVRAERSGREYVINAFVADIAPPPNGYPVIYLLDANAVFGTMVEAMRVQSVRSDKTGVVPAVIVGIGYEAEQPFPAERYYDFMMQVPEADLPRRPDGASWPEYGGAEEFMHFIEKQLKPEVEEKYSIDRSRQSIVGHSLGGLLVLQMLLANPGTFRHYIAGSPSIHWNSAWVEQQRASWVSRAKHCGTEMHVLITAGEQEGSHPSGVVGRSRELAHWLGQTGIEGFSAEFTCFEDEGHISVLPILMSRAIRFASRG from the coding sequence ATGAAACAGGTCATAAATCAAGATGGCACTAGTCAGAGGAGGAGCTTGCCAGGAACATCTGTCTATAAGGTGCGCGCTGAACGGAGTGGGCGTGAGTATGTGATTAACGCTTTTGTTGCGGACATCGCTCCGCCGCCTAACGGATATCCCGTGATCTATCTGCTTGATGCCAATGCCGTGTTCGGAACGATGGTGGAGGCTATGCGTGTTCAATCCGTGCGTTCAGATAAAACGGGAGTGGTCCCGGCAGTGATTGTCGGGATCGGTTACGAGGCTGAACAGCCCTTTCCAGCAGAGAGATATTATGATTTCATGATGCAAGTTCCTGAAGCGGATTTGCCTCGAAGACCGGATGGCGCAAGCTGGCCGGAATATGGAGGGGCAGAAGAGTTCATGCATTTTATCGAAAAACAGTTAAAGCCTGAGGTGGAGGAGAAGTACTCGATCGATCGCAGCAGGCAATCGATTGTAGGTCACTCCCTCGGCGGGTTATTGGTCCTGCAGATGCTGCTGGCCAATCCCGGAACGTTTCGCCATTACATCGCTGGCAGTCCGTCCATCCACTGGAATTCAGCCTGGGTTGAACAGCAGAGAGCATCATGGGTCTCGCGCGCTAAACACTGTGGGACGGAAATGCATGTTTTAATCACAGCAGGGGAACAGGAAGGAAGCCACCCGAGCGGCGTAGTGGGGCGTTCCAGGGAGCTCGCACATTGGCTGGGCCAGACGGGAATTGAGGGCTTCAGTGCCGAGTTTACATGTTTTGAAGATGAAGGTCATATTTCGGTACTGCCGATATTGATGAGCAGGGCTATCCGATTTGCCTCTAGGGGATAG
- a CDS encoding FecCD family ABC transporter permease → MPERKRGRLWTVIFVCAAIIATAVYISLTNGTFDISVMEVVKTLLRLDPVHEHDLVIFDFRLPRIVIALLLGLGLGIAGAVIQGIARNPLADPGMLGINAGAGTAMVLFMLLFQGSISGTGWLSIMAMPLFGLIGGLVAVTLILWFAQEQGQLDSQRLILVGIAIGSGFSAITLYLSLKMNPGDFEMATVWLTGSIYNANWRFIAAMIPWLVLLIPLLWLKSRVLDVMQLQEASSQGLGVDVHRERKLLLLGSVGLVSACVAVSGSIGFVGLIAPHIARRLVGLHYKRVIPVSGLVGMAMVVVGDLIGKTVFAPAELPVGIVISIIGVPYFIFLLLKNRM, encoded by the coding sequence ATGCCTGAACGGAAGCGGGGAAGACTATGGACCGTTATATTCGTATGTGCGGCTATTATCGCAACAGCTGTGTACATCAGTCTGACGAACGGTACGTTCGATATCTCGGTCATGGAGGTAGTCAAAACCTTATTGAGGCTGGACCCCGTGCATGAACATGATCTGGTTATTTTTGATTTCAGGCTGCCGCGGATCGTCATTGCTCTGCTGCTTGGGCTGGGACTTGGCATTGCAGGGGCGGTTATTCAGGGGATTGCCCGCAATCCGCTGGCTGATCCAGGCATGCTTGGAATCAACGCAGGAGCGGGAACGGCCATGGTGCTGTTTATGCTGCTGTTCCAGGGTTCCATATCGGGGACCGGCTGGTTGTCCATTATGGCCATGCCGCTGTTTGGGCTGATCGGAGGCTTAGTGGCGGTCACTCTTATTCTGTGGTTTGCCCAGGAGCAGGGGCAGCTGGATTCGCAGCGGTTGATACTGGTCGGTATTGCGATCGGTTCGGGCTTCAGTGCGATTACTCTCTATCTTTCCCTGAAGATGAACCCTGGGGACTTTGAGATGGCCACCGTCTGGTTGACGGGCAGTATCTATAATGCCAACTGGCGCTTTATTGCGGCCATGATACCCTGGCTGGTGCTGCTTATTCCACTGCTTTGGCTGAAATCACGTGTACTTGACGTGATGCAGCTGCAGGAGGCCAGCAGTCAGGGGCTCGGCGTGGATGTGCACCGGGAGAGAAAACTGCTGCTGCTCGGCAGTGTTGGACTGGTCAGCGCCTGTGTTGCTGTATCCGGAAGTATTGGATTTGTTGGACTCATCGCTCCTCACATAGCCAGAAGACTGGTAGGTCTTCATTATAAGCGGGTCATTCCGGTATCCGGGCTGGTGGGTATGGCCATGGTCGTCGTGGGTGATCTGATTGGCAAAACCGTATTTGCCCCGGCAGAGCTGCCTGTAGGCATTGTGATCTCCATTATCGGAGTACCGTATTTTATATTTTTGCTGCTCAAAAACCGGATGTGA